In Pseudomonadota bacterium, the DNA window GGTAATCCTTGAGCTGGATCATTTGCTCTGCGCCCTCTGGTAAATCTCGAACGGCAACTGGCAGAACTCGATGCCGAGCCGGTCGAGATAATCCTGATCAAGATACTTCGTCGGCGCGAAGACGAGCTTCTTGCGGTCGCTGCGCTTCGCGATCGAGCGCGCCAGGTCGAGATTCAGCGCCATGTCTTTGAGCTTCTCGATGTCCTGCTCGTACACGTCGCGCTCGCGGCTCGTGCCGATGAAGGGCGCATTCACGTTCTTCGCCTGAAACTCCTCGCCCGTGGCCGTGAAGAACACGTAGCCGGCCAGCGCCTGGTAGCTCGGCAAATCCTTGCCGTCGAGGATCGCCTGTTTGCGCAGCTCCTTGCCAAGCCGGAAATACGAAAACGTCCCGCCCAGCCCGGCGCGCAGCGCCTCGTCCTTCGCCTGCGGCACGCCCTTGATCACGCGCCGCACGCGCTCCGCCGTGATGCTCTCGCAGATGTTCTCCTTGTTCTGCTCCTGTTCCTTCGTCTCGAACGGCATCTGGCAGAGGATGAACCGGCGGTTGCCGCCATCTTCCTTGTTCAACGCCAGCACCGCGTGCGCCGTCGTCCCGCTGCCGGCAAAGCTATCGAGGATGATGG includes these proteins:
- a CDS encoding site-specific DNA-methyltransferase, with amino-acid sequence MLSFATDTDSIILDSFAGSGTTAHAVLALNKEDGGNRRFILCQMPFETKEQEQNKENICESITAERVRRVIKGVPQAKDEALRAGLGGTFSYFRLGKELRKQAILDGKDLPSYQALAGYVFFTATGEEFQAKNVNAPFIGTSRERDVYEQDIEKLKDMALNLDLARSIAKRSDRKKLVFAPTKYLDQDYLDRLGIEFCQLPFEIYQRAQSK